AAACGATTTTTTTATTGCCACTCCTCAACTTGAATCCGCAGCGGTTATTAGCGATAAAAACAATTGGGTGCAACTTAGTGGTAACTTCATTGCGCAAGGCGGAGAGGCATATCTTTATTTAGGTTGCTTTAAACCCGATGCTCAGCTTAGTGTTGTTACTACCGGAGCCGGTTCCCTTTCCTCGATTGCTTATTATGTTGATGATGTTAGCTTAAGCGACAACAGTGGTCTTAGTGTTTCAAGCTATTCACCATCAGTTCTTCAACTTTTCCCCAATCCGGCCGATGATTTCATAAGTATTTTAGACTTCCCGAATTTACAATCACTTAATTTATATAACAGCGCCGGTGAGCCGGTTTTAAATCCCTTAATTCCTTCTCAAACAACTAAATTTTCTACCCTAGGTCTAGCGAACGGGCTTTACTTTTTGACCTGTCGGACAGATGAAATGGTTTATTCAACAAAAATCATTATACAGCACAAGTAAGTTGCCCTCAAGCCGCATTTACAACTCTCGAAAATGAAAAAGAACCTGTTTTTCCTTGTCTTAATAATTGCCCTTTCTTTAGCTGGTTTTAGCCAAAACTGTTTAACCCCGGGTAATTTACTAAGTGGGAAAGGTACAACCCAGTTTATGAAATACATGAGTCCTAACCGTATCGTTGTTGGGGGCGTTTATTATACCGCAAGTCAAGGAAATATGACCATGCCTCCATTCACCTTAACGCCTCGAAGTGGTGACCTGCTTACCGTTTTTGCAGCAGTGCTCGATAGTAACCTTAGTCCAATACATGTGTTTAATGTAATTGGCTTTAGCGAAACTGGTGGAGCTTTTAACGATACACGGGTTTGGGACATGCATGCCGATGCAAGCGGAAATATTTACTTCTGCGGAAGCTATACACAAGACACACTCCTCTCCTATTTTAACGATACCATCATCAGCGATTCCTATCAGGAAGCATTTATAATCCGTTGCGATACGCTTGGAAACACCAACCTTTTAAAATCATGTGGCACACGTCAATGGAACACCAACTATAAGTTTGAAGACAGGGCTCAATCCATTTGTAGCGATATTCAAGGAAACATTATTTTTACCGTTTCCGGTGAAGGATCCTATTTGCAAATGAATAACGACACTGCCAATAGCACAACCTCGTTCTCGAGTGTAAGTTATTCGGATATTTTTATTGTTAGCCTATATCCTAATGGCAATACACGTTGGATTAGAAACTGCGGTACCGCAGGCAAAGACGATGCTGCTTATGATGTTGACGTAAACGCAAAGGGCGAGGTCTCCGTTTGCGGCGGTTTAAATGGCAGCAATTCAGTTTTTCACTTCGGTCAACTTGTACATACTTTTAAATACAGCCAATACGGTTTGCAGGGATTTGTGGGCAAACTCGATTCAAGCGGCGTGCCGGTATGGCTTTCACCAATTGAGGTGTACTATCCTTCCGGGCCCGATGTGGGCGCTTATGCCACCGCAATTGATGATTCGGGCTATGTTTATTCCAGCGGATATTTTGACGCTTGGGCTATTTTTAATGGCGACACCATTCGTTCGCTTTTTTCAACAAACAATTATTTCTCTAAATACAACCTGAATGGACAAACTGAATTTGTGAAGCTTGGCAATATTGACACATTTTACCCCTACCCTATTTACATGGACGAAAACCAGGGTAAATTTCTCATAACCGGTCAAACCTTCACCAATCAACTTACATTTCAGCAATATGGGCAATGTTGCTCTATGGAGGCTTATGCTGTGGTTTATGATAAACACGGTACCGTTCAATGGCTGCGCGGTGCTAAATCCGTTAACTCATCAAACCCTTATTTTGGAATGGGTTGCCTGAACGAAAACGGAACAGCTTATGTGTGTGGTACAGGAAGTGGTGGAACCGTCGAAATTGCACCGTTGCAAATTCCAATTAATGCCAACAATCAATACTTTGTCGTAAAGTTCTCTTCAGCTTCGAGCAATGGCTTGTCCATCAGCATAACCAATTCCGGCAACGATACTATTACATGCGGAACCAGTACTTTTTTAACACCATCATTAGTCCCATCAAATGGCCCAAGAATTACTTGGTGGGCCGATTTTGATTCCATTGCAAGTCCCAATTTTACTGTTAACCTCAACGCCAGTCCTAAAATGAACAGCTTATACATAGCCACCGCTTTTTACAACGGTTGCGTGGCAAGCGATTCTATCCGAATTGTTGTAGATGCGCTGCCTGCATTTGCCGGAAACGATACCTGTATTTGTTCGGGACAGCCTTTAACCCTTAACGGGAATGTGCTTTTTGGCGCAAGCTATCAATGGATTCCTGCAAATGTTGTTAGCAGTGCAAACACTGCACAAAGCACTTATAGTTCAAACCAAAGTTCTGTTTTACAATATAAAGTAAGCAAATCCGGCTGTAGCTCAATCGATACATTAGCGGTGGTTGTTAGCCCCTTGCCGCTTGCAGCTTATAGTTATTCATCAACGCTTTTAAATCTTACATTTCTAAGTTCCTCCCTATATGCCGATAGCGTTTCTTGGAGTTTTGGCGACCAGAGCGCTCCCTCAAATCTCCTAAACCCTACTCATACCTATCTTCAAAACGGACTGTATAATGTATGTTTGCACGCCTTTAACTCTTGCGGACAAGACAGCCTCTGCCAAATTGTTAATCTTTCAAATGTTGGAATTGCTGAATTAGTTGCCGAGCAGTCTTTACGTCGCACACAAAATGGGTATACAGTAATTAAAGCAGGGTCTTTAGGAAGTTTTGCTTTGTTGGATATTAGTGGACGTGTGCTGATAAATGGCTATGAAGCAAGCTCAGAGTTGAATCTTAATTTAACTTCTTTTGTACAGGGGTGCTATTTGCTTAAACTTAAAAGCGATGACGAACATATTACGCTTCACAAACTTCTATGGTAGCCTGTTCTAAGCTATTTCTCCATTCACAAAGTACATATCTATTTCGCCTTTGTTCTTGGCTTTTATTTTTCCGCGGTGTTCGCAGGTAAATCTGTTTTTGATGAGCTCATAAGTTGCTCCCGAAACATTTACCCTTCCTGTTTCTCCGCTGCTCTCCATCCGTGAAGCCGTGTTTACGGTGTCGCCCCAAATATCGTAGGCAAACTTTTTAATTCCAACAATTCCGGCAACAACCGGTCCCGTATGAATCCCTAGGCGCAATTCAAAAAAAGGCTGACCCTTCGCAAGCCTTTCCTGTTTATTGTTTTCAATAAATTGAACCATTTCCAGTCCTGCTTTCACAACATCAATTGGGTGTGTAGTATTGGCAACAGGTAAGCCTCCCGCACACATGTAAGCATCTCCAATTGTTTTTATTTTTTCGATGCCATACTTTGTAACTATCCTATCAAAAGCGCTATAGCAGTAATTTATTTCCTGAACCAAATCTTCTGCACTCAGCAATTCGCTTGCACGGGTAAAGTTTTTGAAATCCGTGAACAAAACCGTTACATGCTCGAAGCTTTTCGCTTTTGCCGCACCGGTGGCTTTTAATTCTTCCGCTGTTTCCGACGGAAGAATGTTTAGCAGCAACTCTTCACTGCGTTGCTTTTCCTTGGAGATTCTGTTTCGTTGTCGTAAAAATACCGCTGCAAACAAAAGCACGACAGCAAACCCTCCAATAAAGCCATTTCGAACAATTTTTTGTCGCTTAATTTCCTGCTCCTTTATCTCCTTGTCTTTTGTAAGCAGGTTAATTTCTCCTTCCTTTTTTTGGATGTCGAAACCAAATTGAAGTGTTCCTAACTTCTTGTCCACATCAATGTTGTAGATGGTATCCTTAATGCCTATCAGCATGTTTTGATATTTGAATGCTTTACTAAAATCCGACAGTTCAGCATAAATGCTTGAAAGCCCTTCATAAATTTCTTTTAGCCTTAGTGCCGCTCCAATTTCCTTTGCTGTTCCTTCTGCTTCTAAATAAGCTTCTAGTGCTTGTTGCGAATCGCCTCTTTTTTCATGACTTTGTGCAAGTCCAATTAAAGCAATGGTTATATCATTTTTTGATTCGAGCTTTTTGGCTGTTTCATAGGCTTGCTTTTGATAGTTAATTGCCTTTTCATAGTCGCCCTTTTTTGCATACACCTTGCCTATTGCATTTAAAGAATAGGGTATGTTGGGTGAGCCCTCGTAAGCCTTCAGCGACTTTTCAAAATAATACAACGCGGAATCATCCTTGTTTTTTTCCAAACAAATTTCACCCAAGTTAACAGATACTGTACCGATGGCATCATTATCACCAAGCTTTTCACTTAAGGGCAGTGCCCGTAAATAATACTCACTTGCTTTATCGTGTGTGGCAGGTTTATCATAGTATACCGCGCCAATATTAATACAGAGTGTGGTTATCCTTAATGTATCTGAAATTTCTTCAGCAATTTTTAAGCCTTTTAAATAAAGTTCCAAGGCTTTTGTATTATCTCCCTGATCAAAATACATTACTCCTATATTGCTGAGAATATTAGCTACTCCCACCTTATCATTCATCGATTGAAACACTTTTTCGGATTGCTGCCAATAATCAAGCGTTTCAATATATTTCCCCTGCATGTAATATGCGATACCAATGTTTTTTAAAGCATAAGCCACCCCCTTAGGAAAGTTAATTTTTTCAGAAAGAACACGCGCCTCTGTTGCAATTTTAATTGCCAAATTGGGATCGGTGCCAAAATATTTTTTACTCAGCAAAATTTGCGTGTTAACCTTGTTGCTGTCGTCCTTTGCTTGACCAACAGCTCGTTTAAGGCTATCCGTGACATTATCTTGAGCATAAAGTGCAAGCGAAATGAAGGTAAAAAGCAGTAGGAAAATTCTTTTTTTCACTTGGGATTAAATAATATTTGTGTG
The sequence above is a segment of the Bacteroidota bacterium genome. Coding sequences within it:
- a CDS encoding T9SS type A sorting domain-containing protein, producing MLKNLHQLAFLLLMQFILSLQLVAQPNLVPNPSFESNSGCPASFTNAFSVVNTWVNSGNTPDYFHPCSASFGVPTNYFGAQPAHSDSAYAGIGVYASSITNFREYISVQLTQPLVAGHSYHLSFFVSLYDNCQEASNYLGALVSSQASLNQNDFFIATPQLESAAVISDKNNWVQLSGNFIAQGGEAYLYLGCFKPDAQLSVVTTGAGSLSSIAYYVDDVSLSDNSGLSVSSYSPSVLQLFPNPADDFISILDFPNLQSLNLYNSAGEPVLNPLIPSQTTKFSTLGLANGLYFLTCRTDEMVYSTKIIIQHK
- a CDS encoding PKD domain-containing protein gives rise to the protein MKKNLFFLVLIIALSLAGFSQNCLTPGNLLSGKGTTQFMKYMSPNRIVVGGVYYTASQGNMTMPPFTLTPRSGDLLTVFAAVLDSNLSPIHVFNVIGFSETGGAFNDTRVWDMHADASGNIYFCGSYTQDTLLSYFNDTIISDSYQEAFIIRCDTLGNTNLLKSCGTRQWNTNYKFEDRAQSICSDIQGNIIFTVSGEGSYLQMNNDTANSTTSFSSVSYSDIFIVSLYPNGNTRWIRNCGTAGKDDAAYDVDVNAKGEVSVCGGLNGSNSVFHFGQLVHTFKYSQYGLQGFVGKLDSSGVPVWLSPIEVYYPSGPDVGAYATAIDDSGYVYSSGYFDAWAIFNGDTIRSLFSTNNYFSKYNLNGQTEFVKLGNIDTFYPYPIYMDENQGKFLITGQTFTNQLTFQQYGQCCSMEAYAVVYDKHGTVQWLRGAKSVNSSNPYFGMGCLNENGTAYVCGTGSGGTVEIAPLQIPINANNQYFVVKFSSASSNGLSISITNSGNDTITCGTSTFLTPSLVPSNGPRITWWADFDSIASPNFTVNLNASPKMNSLYIATAFYNGCVASDSIRIVVDALPAFAGNDTCICSGQPLTLNGNVLFGASYQWIPANVVSSANTAQSTYSSNQSSVLQYKVSKSGCSSIDTLAVVVSPLPLAAYSYSSTLLNLTFLSSSLYADSVSWSFGDQSAPSNLLNPTHTYLQNGLYNVCLHAFNSCGQDSLCQIVNLSNVGIAELVAEQSLRRTQNGYTVIKAGSLGSFALLDISGRVLINGYEASSELNLNLTSFVQGCYLLKLKSDDEHITLHKLLW
- a CDS encoding tetratricopeptide repeat protein gives rise to the protein MKKRIFLLLFTFISLALYAQDNVTDSLKRAVGQAKDDSNKVNTQILLSKKYFGTDPNLAIKIATEARVLSEKINFPKGVAYALKNIGIAYYMQGKYIETLDYWQQSEKVFQSMNDKVGVANILSNIGVMYFDQGDNTKALELYLKGLKIAEEISDTLRITTLCINIGAVYYDKPATHDKASEYYLRALPLSEKLGDNDAIGTVSVNLGEICLEKNKDDSALYYFEKSLKAYEGSPNIPYSLNAIGKVYAKKGDYEKAINYQKQAYETAKKLESKNDITIALIGLAQSHEKRGDSQQALEAYLEAEGTAKEIGAALRLKEIYEGLSSIYAELSDFSKAFKYQNMLIGIKDTIYNIDVDKKLGTLQFGFDIQKKEGEINLLTKDKEIKEQEIKRQKIVRNGFIGGFAVVLLFAAVFLRQRNRISKEKQRSEELLLNILPSETAEELKATGAAKAKSFEHVTVLFTDFKNFTRASELLSAEDLVQEINYCYSAFDRIVTKYGIEKIKTIGDAYMCAGGLPVANTTHPIDVVKAGLEMVQFIENNKQERLAKGQPFFELRLGIHTGPVVAGIVGIKKFAYDIWGDTVNTASRMESSGETGRVNVSGATYELIKNRFTCEHRGKIKAKNKGEIDMYFVNGEIA